The stretch of DNA GATTGCTACTGCTGAAATGGTGATCGATTAAAGGATGAGAACCCCAGGGAGCTAAATGAGCTAGATCGTAAGTAGAAGCCATCGAAACTGTTGTCAATCTGCGTGAAAGACTATGAGCAACAGCAGCCAAAAATGAACCTTGAAATTCTAGTTTCCAAAACAGAAAATCTGGATCTAAATCTCTAATATGGGCATAGGCATTTGTATAAATAGGAATGAGATTGATCTCGGCATCGTTAGCGATTGACGATACAGCATCAAGAACGTATTGAAAAGAAGGCTCTTCTTCATCCTCCCCATTAAGTATGCCGTAGACAAAAATACCGTCTTTAATCGAGCGAGAATGTTCTGGGGCAAAATTAAAACGATTATTACGTACCATCGCTAAAGAATCTATACCACCAGAGAAAAAGCAACCCGCTCTTGGTTTTGCCATAACATAATCTGTGTCGGATGCCAGAGGTGCTTCAATTGGTATGACACGGCGATCGCCTTTATGCCAATGAACCAAACAATGCATGATGTTAGTTAAACCATCTTTGAGTGCGGGACAGATCGGTGCATCGAGTGTAATTCTTCTTTCTCCATAGCGCATTGCTGGTATGACACAAGCAGCAAGAAAAGCATTGGGATTACACCAAATATCGCTAGCAAATTCGTTGGTTGTCTCGAAATAAATATCTTGACTAGGGCGATCGCGATCTTCCCAAGTAACTGTTGCTATTGCTCTGATTCGGTCTCGGTAACTTTCTGTTCTTAAATTATCAATCTTCACAAATTTTTGCTTAACAATTCTTAACAGTTGAGGTATCAATTAAGTATAAAGTATTTTTTTCGTTTTCAGCTATATGCTACATCCCTACTGAGTTCTAGATATAGACAAAGTCTTATGTGAAGGTTAAAGAGCTAGTTTCTTTCACCAAAAATAATCTGACCTAAACGAATCATAGTAGCCCCTGCTTGAATTGCGAATAAATAATCTCCAGACATTCCCATCGATAGTTGAGACATAGATAAATGAGCAAAATTTTCTTGTTTGATTTGGTCGGCTAATTCCTGGGTTTTTTTAAAAGCAGCTAAAGTTTCTAAATCAGATAACCCTAGGGGTAAAATTGTCATTAAACCTTGAATATTTAGATTTTCTAATTGATTGAGTTGAGATAAATCTGTTAACAACTCTTCAATTTGCCAACCATATTTATTAGGATCTGGAAGAACTTTGACTTGTAAAAAAACTTTCGGATGAATCGCTAATTCTCCTGAAATTTTATTTAAAACCTGAGCCAGTTTGAGACTATCTACTGAATGAATCCAATCAAAGTTTTCTAAAACTTTTTTGGCTTTATTTGTTTGTAGATGACCAATAAAATGCCAAGTAATATCTGATAAATCTTGTAATTGTTGTTGTTTAGCTAGGGCTTCTTGAAGACGATTCTCGCCAAAATCCCTGATTCCTGCTTGATAAGCAGCCCGCATTTTTTCTATACTTACTTGTTTAGTAATAGCAATTAAACGAACATCAGCAGGAATTTGCGCGTTAATTTCTGTAATTTTTTGGGCGATTAAATCTGTCATTCGATTCAATTTCTTAAAAAGTAGGGAATTACTCGCTCACCAATGTTAAATTAGCCTACACCTTTTGTACTTGCCAAGTAAAGCTAAAGAGTTGCCACGAGATGCACTTGAGACGAATAATCATCTCTTCTAAGATTAAAACCCAAAAAACAATTTTTAGCGATAACTTGGCTAGAAAAAGTGGTTTTCAAAGATATTTTAAGCAATAGCAAAAACATGAATCATTTAAATCAATATCCTTATTCTTCTCAACGTCGTATCATTTTAGGTAAAAAAGGTGCAGTAGCTACTAGTCAACCATTAGCTACTTTAGCTGGAATGGAAATGTTATGGGCTGGTGGTAATGCCGTAGATGCAGCCGTAGCAATGGCGATCGCTTTAACGGTAGTCGAACCGACTTCTAATGGTATTGGTGGAGATGCTTTTGCTTTAGTCTGGGATGGCAAATTACATGGTTTGAATGGTTCGGGAAAAAGTTCTCAAAATTGTAGTTTGGATTGTTTTACTTCAATAAATCGCATTCCAGAATTGGGTTGGTTGACTGTAACTGTACCAGGGGCAGTATCTGCTTGGCGTAGTCTTTGGGAAAGATGGGGCAAGTTACCGTTCACACAATTATTTGAACCAGCCATACGTTATGCGACAGAAGGATTTCCCGTTTCCCCTGTAACTGCCCAAGCATGGCAAAGAGCAGAAAAGATATTTTTACCACTGACTGCTCCGGAATACCAACCTTTTAAACAAGTCTTTTTTCCTAATCACCGCGCCCCTATCACTGGAGAAGTGTGGGGAAGTTTAGCTCATGCCAATACTTTAAGAAAAATTGCTGTTTCTGGAGGAGAAAGTTTTTATCGAGGCAAGTTGGCTGAAGCAATAGTTAATTTTGCTGCCGATACAGGGGGTTTATTGACTCAACAAGATTTGGCTAATCATCAAGCTGATTGGGTACAACCAATCTCAACCGACTATCATAATGTACAGATTTGGGAAATCCCTCCTAATACTCAGGGTATAGCTGCTTTAATTGCATTGAACATTGTTGAAGGTTTGAATCTTTCCCAGTATCCTCGCGACTCAGGAACAAGTTTTCACTATCAAATCGAAGCGATGAAGCTTGCTTTTGCCGACTTGCATCAGTATGTAGGCGATTCTCAGTATATGGAGGTAACCACAGCACAACTATTAGATAAAAATTATGCAGCAACCAGAAGAGAATTAATTCATTCTCAAGCAATTTCTTTAGCAACCCCAGGTTTACCTCAAGGAGGCACAGTTTATTTAGCTGCTGCGGATTCAGACTTGATGGTATCTTTGATCCAATCTAATTATGAAGGTTTCGGTAGTGGAATTTTGATTCCCGAGACAGGTATTGCTCTACATAATCGCGGTTTAGGTTTTACATTAGAAATAGGGCATCCCAACCAAATTGCAGCCAATAAACGTCCTTTTCATACCATTATCCCTGGTTTTCTTACTCAAGATGGTCATCCTTTAGGTGCTTTTGGGGTGATGGGTGCGCCCATGCAACCGCAGGGGCATTTACAAGTAATTGCTAACCTAGTTGATTATGGTATGAATCCCCAAGCAGCTTTGGATGCACCTCGTTGGCGATTTATTGAAAAGGATGTGGTGTTGTTAGAAACGAGTGTTGCTCATCCCGTCGTTTTAGATTTAATTGAACGAGGACATAATATTAAAATTGCTCCTTCCAGAATGTTTGGTAAAGGACAAATTATTTTAAATCAAAATAACATTTTTGTTGCTGCTTCCGAACCAAGAGCGGATGGATTAGCATTAGCTTGGTAGAAGAAAATTGAATAGGGCTGTTCGCCAACTGGGTAGTTTAGTTTTATGAATATAACCCAGAAAAACATCAAAGGCGGTCGCATCGTTACTTTACATAACAGTTAAATAATCTGCAAGAACAGGATTTAGTATGATGTCTCTTGCCAATTAAAGTGGTTTAGTTCGCGAAGGACAAAGATGAGCTAATTCACAAATATGACATTGAGGATTGCGAGCTTTACAAACTGCTCTACCATGATAAATAATTCTAATCGAAAAATTTTCCCAGTCTGCTTGAGGTAAAAGCTTCATCAAATCTTGTTCAATTTTAATTGGGTCTTGGTTTTTAGTTAATCCCAGACGGTTGCTAAGACGTTTAACGTGAGTATCTACAGTGACTCCCTGATTAATCCCAAAACCATGAGCCAGAACCACATTAGCAGTTTTACGAGCTACACCTGGAAGTGTTAAAAGTTGTTCCATTTGTTGAGGAACTTGTCCATTAAATTCCTCGACAATTTTTTGACAAGCACCCTGAATATTTTTGGCTTTGTTGCGATAGAAACCTGTAGAACGAATTAAAGTTTCCAATTCTGCTCGATTAGCAGCAGCAAAAGCAGAAGCATCAGGAAATTTAGCAAATAAAGCAGGTGTAACTTGATTAACTCGTTCGTCAGTACATTGAGCAGAAAGAATCGTAGCCACTAATAGCTGTAAAGTAGTTTGATAGTTAAGACTACAAGTGGCATCAGGATAAAGACGTTTTAAAAACCGTAAGATTTCTTGACTGCGTTGTTTTTTACTAGGCAACTTAGAAGTGATGCTTGTCATTTTAATTGTTTACTGAAAAAGCTGCTGAAATACAGTTAAATTGACTGTATCGCGCACGATTAAAAATACGCCCAAACCTAGTAGTAAAACTAAACCAGTTTGCATAATGCCATCTTGGATTTTACCCGGAACAGGTTTTCCTCTGACTCCTTCAATTGCCAGAAAGGTTAATTGACCGCCATCTAAAGCAGGAAGAGGCAAAATGTTAATAATCGCTAAGTTAATACTAATTAAGGCTCCAAATTGAAATAAATTACTTAAATCGTTGCGAGCAAGTTCCGCTCCTACTGCTACAATTGCTACTGGTCCAGCTACTTGGTCAGCAGTTTCCCCAAAATTGCTAATCAATTTCCAAAAACCTTGAGCAGTTAATTGAGCAATTCTTTGATACTCATTAGCAGCAGCACTAAAGGCAGTTAAGATATTATCGGCGCGACGACGAACTACTTCACCGTTAGGTGCAAGCATTACGCCAATTTTACCTTTGCCATCTTGGTCTAATTCGGGTGTAACCGTTAAAGGAATAGTTTGATTCTTTCTTTGAACTGTTAATTTTAAAGACTGATTAGGAGAATCTTGGATCGTTTGTCTTAAGCTTTTTAAAGCTTCTGAAGAAGCTCCTAAAGTTTCACCTTCTACCGCTACAATTACATCACCTGCTTGAATTCCCGCTCTTTTAGCTGCGGAATCATTTTCTGTAACTACTTGAGGAACTAAGACTCCCGCCTGATAATTAATTTCTTGAAAGCCAACTGTTATTCCTTGTCCGACTAATAGAAAATACGCAAAAATTAAATTAGCGATCACTCCAGCACTGATCACGACCGCTCTGTCTAAAACTGGACGATTACGTAGTAAATTAGGATCGTCAGCAGGTATAGAGCTATCTGGATCATCATCGGGAAAACCCACATATCCTCCTAACGGAAAAGCTCTAATAGCGTATTCTGTTTCTGAACCTTGGTACTTTAATAATGCAGGACCAAAACCAATCGAAAAACGATTTACATGAATTCCTTGAAACCTTGCTGCTGCAAAGTGTCCCAATTCATGAACTACGATTAATAACGCCAAAACTGCGATCGCTGCCAAAACAGACATAATTTGTATTTAAATGTAATTTTTTTGTGTTTTTGTACGATTTACTATTTTAAAACATTCCTCAAATTCTCTTCGCTCATCATGACTAATACTACAATCTGGCAACAAAATAGCAGCGGTCCTCACAATGCAGATAATTTAGCTGCGATCGCTCAATGGTGGCATAATTTACAAGGTAAAGAAATTATTTGGCAACAAAGATTAATTCCTGAATCTAATCAATTTTCTAAAATTAGTTGGGAGGCACAAAGATTTGACGAAAATTTTGTAATTCATAATGCACAATTGAAAGGTATTACAGTTTATTGGCAGAAAGATACCTCAGCAGAAGTTAGAAATATTACGGCTAAAAAATTAGAACTAGATCAATTTAATCAAAAACTATATATCTATCCTCAAACTCAATCCCAAGTTGTTATTTGTGTAACTTTACCCCAAATAGTTTATCGCACAATTGAATTAGATCATCCTCAAGTAGCTGGTAATAATAAAGGGGAGGATTATTTATTGTTGTTACGAGATGGAGAGAAAAAATTGGAAGTAAAAATAACTTTAAATAAACAAAAATTAAAACAAATTTTCGAAAAAATGTAAGCTATTAATTGTAAAATATAAACTTGAACTAAACCATAATTACTAAACAATAAATAAAAAACTTTGAGCGTATCAAAAGATTATTTGGAGGGGCAAAATAATGAGTAATAATCAATTTGATTTAACCGATGATTTATCTTGGACAGCAGAAGCTAAAGCTAAACTCAAACAAATTCCTTTTTTTGTTCGTTCTCAAGCTCGTCACCGTATTGAAGAATTAGCTCGTGCTGCTGAAGTTGAAGAAGTTACAGCCGAAATTGTCGAGCAAGCTAGAGCAGAATTTGGACAGTAGAAAAGCAATAAACCTCTTGCAAAAATAGCGCAAACGCTTTACTTTTAGATCATTAATTAATCTTGAAGAGCATACGAATATACTAACAGGCTAGCAACAGTATAATTCAGTATATATTTACTAATACTGCTACCGTAACAAAACCTTAATGACTCCCTCAATTTGGGACTATAATCTTTAAGTCCGCGCAAAACGTAAGACTTTAAAACTACTCAAAGCTCGATTCTATTTTCTACGGGACTGACGGGGCTCGAACCCGCGACCTCCTGCGTGACAGGCAGGCATTCTAACCAACTGAACTACAGTCCCAAATTTACGATAAAACAGTTTAAAACTAGACTTAACTTCGGTTTAACCCTGTTTTAGCCACGGATTCTATACTAACATACTCTGGAGAAAAAGCAATACTAAAATTAAATATTTGGTTACAAACTGATTTTGACGCAAAACAACCTTGCTAAAATTGGTTGAACGGGAAATCAGCCCGCATTCTCAGTCTTCGCGAAGCAAGGCTGAGAATGCGGGCGCAAGCGTGGCGAAGCTCCCTAATCCTCAAAACCCTGATTTTCTATATATCTAATCAGAATTTCTATTGGCGCACCTCCCGACGAAGTGTAGCCATAACCCTGTTTCCAGAATTTAGGTTTCCAGTAATAAGGTTTTAGTTGTTGTGCAAACTCTTTTCTAATTTCTCTACTGCTTATAGTTTTTAGTATATTGCACAGTTTTCCTAAAGATATCTTAGGAGCAAGGTCTACTAAAAGATGTATGTGGTCACGCTTCCCTAAATCCGCCTTACACTCCAGCATCTCACAATCCTGAGTTTCACACAGTCGAGCAAACATTTCGGTTAATCTTTTCACAACCGCATCAGTTATCACTGGATGACGATATTTAGTAACAAACACTATATGGACTACATTGTACCCAAAGCTATGATTATGGGGTTTTGGTTTGACCATAAACTCAAACACTATGCTAAAATACTTTCATGGTAAAACACAACATCAGAACAGACAAATGGCAAATTGTAGCGAGTGAAATCACCGAGTCTCCTGCACGGGAACCAAGTTCCCGCGCCCGACTCGCTCAAGAGCAAAAAGAGTTGTTGCACAAAACTGTTTGTGAATTCAGATGTTTAGTTCGTTGTTTGGTAGGAGTAATCTACACTCATTGGTCAGCAATCGGAGTATTAGACGCTAAAGCACAAATACCTGCCGTAGAAAAACTGATACATCAAACAGCCAAAAATCCTAACTCAAAATATCAATACTTTAATTCTCGTTTTCACAAATTCCCCAGCTACTACCGACGTGGAGCAATTCAGTTTGCAGTTGGTCAAGTGTCTAGTTTTGTGACTAGATACAGAATGTGGCAATCGGGAATTAGAAACAGAAAAGATACACTACCACCAAGACTAAATGCTGATTGTGGGGCATACCCACCCTTGTATAAAGGTCAATGTATTAAGTTTGCAGAAGACTTAAATACAGCAGCGATTAAAGTATATACGGGAACAGATTGGGTTTGGATAACTGTCGGGCTGATGGGTCATAGACAAAGACATCTAGACTTGGCTAATAAGCGTAAATCGCCATATTTGATTGTCAATAAAAAAGGTAGTCATTTATCTGTTCCTTTTCAGTGCCAAAAATCCAAGCTGCCTGAAGGTGAAATCACTGCCTCTCCTGCGCGGGAATTCATTTCCCGCGCCCGAGGCACTCAATCTGTTTTATCTGTAGACTTGGGCATCAATACCACTGCTACAGTTTCAGTTGTTAACTATGACGGTACTGTAAGCCATCGCGAATTTATTCACCATGGCAGAGACATAGACCGCAGAGATAAAAGACTGAAGCGCATAAGTACCAAAGCTAGTCGGACAGGCAAATTACAAAAAGGGTTTTGTCGTGGCTTGTATCGTAAAGCTAACAATATCAACCGTGAGATAGGACAAAAGATATCGTCTCGTTTGGTCAAGATAGCCAAGCAATTTGGAGTCAAATATATAGTATTCGAGCATCTAAAAGGCTGGCGACCAAAGGGAGGTAAAAAGCGTTCAACTCTAAGACAACGCTTTCATGGATGGTTGCACCGTCGGATAGTTAATCTAACTCAAATGAAGTGGTCGGAGATTGGTGGTAGTGTTAGTTTTGTTAACCCACGCGGTACCAGCAGCTACGCTTATGATGACAGTGGCAAACTCAAGCGAGATAAAAGTAATTACGCAATAGCCATATTTGCTAGCGGAAAACAATATAACTGTGATTTGTCCGCCAGCTACAATATTGGCGCAAGATTTATTTATAGACTGATGAGCAGAAATGGCTCACAGGACAAGAAAGGTCAAAATTCCTGCTTGTCACCCAGAAGTCGGGTAACGCTTTCGATATTATGGTCACAACCCATATCTATTGTAGAGCAAGATACTCAGTCCTCGCGCAAGCAGGGCTGAGAGGCTTCATCCAACCAATCAAGTTATTAAAAAATAAAAGTAATGCTGTTAATGCAATTTATGTAAATGCACAACAGCTTATGAGAATAGAACTTACAGAAATAAGCATTTATTTCCAAGCAGCCAGATGCCTGGACGATTTGCTTCTACTTCCCAAGAATCGTAAAGTTTTTCGCTGTCGGTTTTATAGTTAACAGGTCGCACAAAAGGTATATCATCCCAATCCTCGTTATTTGAAGCAGTTGAAGTATTAACTGGTGCTTTACTTGATTTTTTGGCAGCAGAAATCGGCTCGTCAACTTCCATTAGCTTCGATTGTTCAACGGGAGATTGATAAGAAGGAGTGGAAGCAGCAAAATTATCTTGCTGATTGAATGAAGTTGTTTGAGAAGAAAAGTTTTGAGATGTTTGTGCTGTTCCTTCTAATTGACCATGCACAGGATAAATATGAGAAGCAATTAATTCGGCTCGTTTTTCTTTATAACCTTCTGGAAGCTCAACTACATTCATGGACAAACGCCCTTCAATGATTATTTGATCGCCTTGTCCATATTTTTGTTTAATTTCTGTGGCTAAATTTCCCCATCCCACTACCCTAATTCTAGCTGGTGGATCTTCGGCCTTTAATCCCTCAAATTCAACCATCATATAAGATACGGCGAGATTATCTTGGGTTGAACGTAATTCTGGGTCGCTGACTACTTGAGCCATTAAAATACAGCTATTCATTATTGCAACACTCCTATCGTAAATTGTGAAGGACACGCTCCCCGAACTTGGTTGAGAGCTTAAAAAAATGTCTAGAGCGATTTGTCATCGATTGAACTGGCTTCAAAATGAGACTAAATAGGTATAGAACGATTGTACCAATCTAGTAGCCTAAAATGAGAATTATCACTCTTTTCTTTAACTGTTATAAGCTATCTCTGACTAAGCCTTGTTCTCGATCAATAAATTTTTGAATTCGTTGGCGATATTCGGTTAGAGAATCGTCTACCCATTGACGGTCTTCACTATTAGCATAAATATGTACTAAAGGTTCTCCTGCATCAGGTAGAATTAACAACCAATTATCATTGTGAGGATTAATAATTTTTACACCATCAATTAATTCCAAATTGCTGGTTGGATGAGTTTCGACTAAATAACGCATTAATGCACCTTTAACCTTCCAAGGGCAACGAACGGTGTAGTATTTATGACAGACACGAGGTAGTTCACTGCGAATTTGGACTAGCGATCGCTCTTGAATGGTGAGCATTTCGATTAATTTGGCAATGCCAAACATCGCATCAAAACCTGGATGAAGTTGAGGAAAGATAAAGCCCATATCTCCACTTCCACCTAAGACGACATTGGGATTAGTTTGTGAGGCTTCCATTAAAGCAGTAGGATTAGCTTTAGTCCGAATCACTTTACCATCATGGCGACGAGCAATTTGTTCGACAGCACTAGAGGCATGAACTGGCACTACTACTGTACTCCGAGGATGAGCGGTCAAAATTGTGTTAACCATTAAAGCGGTTAAAGCTTCACCTCTAATCGTTAAGCCAGATTCATCTACTAAAATGAATTGTTCCCCATTGGCCGAAACTTGAACACCTAGATTTGCTTTGAGAGCTTCAACTACTTGCCCAAGTTGATTGAGCAAAACTTCTTTTTCTGTAGTAAACAGGGCTGATTGTTTGAGACTAGCATTAAGTACTACTGCATCACAACCAAATTTGGCTAGTAGCTGGGGTAAAATTGCTCCTGAGACAGCATAAACATAATCTATGACTACTCTTGAAGCACTATGACGAATCGCTTCAATATTGAGATGTCTCTCAAAACTACGGCTATAAGTTTCTATTACTTGATCTGGATAAGCAACATTACCAATCTCCTGAATCGATGCTCTACGCAAATCTTCCTTAAAATAAGCACCTTCAATTTTCTTTTCTTTTGATTTGGAAAGATTAATTCCGTATTTGTCAAAAAATTCGATCAAAATATAATCAGGACGGTCAGGATCGAGACGAACATGGATGCCACCAGATACAGCCAGAATAGTAGTCATAGTTCGAGAAATTGGAATCGCGGTGGCTTCTAAATTTTGGACGTTAATTCCTGCCGACATTAATCCTGCAATCAAAGCACGACTTACCATTCGGGAAACACTACGCTGATCCCGAGAAACTAACACGGTTGAACCTAGTTTAAGGGTAGAACCATAGGAAGAACCCAGTTTAACCGTAAATTCGGGCGTAATATCAATATTAGCAAGTCCAGAAACTCCTCTTTGTCCAAACAGATTTCTCTGCGCTGTATTTCCCCAAATCAAATTAATATTCAGAATCGCTCCTGACTCAATTCGTTTACTAGGCCAAACTCTAACATTAGGAGCAATTTGAGCTTCTTCACCTACAGTAGAAAGGGGCCCTACAACCGCACCTTCTAGAACTTGAGCGCGTCGGTCTACTCTAGTACCTCTAGCGATTACACAAGCTCTTAAATTAGCTTCATCGCCAATAGTTACTCCATTCCAAAGAATCGGACGTTTTAGGTCTGCATCCGCTCCTACAGTAACATTGTCGCCAATGATTGTTCCAGCCTCGATTTCAACTCTTGGTCCAATACGACAATTGTTACCAATAACAACAGGGGTTTGGATTTTAGCAGAAGAGTCGATGTAGGTGTTAGTTCCCACCCACAAACCAGGAGACTTTTCCTGGTAAGCAAATTCTAGAGCAACTTTTCCCTCAAGAGCGTCATATTGAGCTTCTCGATAGGCATCTAAATGACCAACATCGCACCAATAACCTTCTGCAATGTAACCATAAATTGGTTCTCCTTTATCTAATAACAGGGGAAATAAATCTTTTGAAAAATCGCTTTCTTCATTTTCAGGTAAATAATTAAGAACTTCTGGTTCGAGAATGTATGTACCAGTATTAACCGTATCGGAAAAAATTTCACTTAGAGAGGGTTTTTCTAAAAAACGACGAATATGACCAGTTTCATCGGTAATGACAACTCCAAATTCAACAGGATTAGGTACACGGGTTAGAATTAAAGTAGCTTTTGATTTTTTCTGACGATGAAAAGCGATCGCAGCTTGTAAATCAAAGTCAGTAATTCCATCTCCACTAATTACTAAAAAAGTGTCATCTAACCATTGCTGAATATTTTTGACACAACCAGCAGTACCTAAAGGTTGTTCTTCTTCGACTGCATAGGTCATTTCTACCCCAAAATCACTGCCGTCTTGAAAGTAATCTCTCATGACATCAGGAAGATAATGAAGGGTAGCAATAATTTCGTTAATTTTATGCCTTTTTAATAAATTGATAATGTGTTCCGCTATCGGACGGTTTAGAATGGGAACCATTGGTTTAGGCAGATCGCAGGTTAGAGGTCTTAATCTAGTTCCTGAACCTCCGGCCATAAGCACTGCACGCATAATTCCTCCTTGCCTGTTGGTTAACTTCGATCTGTTTGATTTGAACTTGGTCTGAATGCTCTTGTTTTTATGTTCTCGTATTTTGTTGTAATTAAGTTGTTGCCAATGTGATTAATTGCAACGAAGAGCGATCGCAAAACCAATTATTTTAAGATTTAACTTAACTGAGAGGAGTTGGAGAGGTCTAGATTTAGAGATTAGTTAAAATTGATCTTGTAAATCTTAATTTTTAAACTCATTAATCGATTAAAGATTCTTCAGATTATGTCTCAATTAATAGTTTTGATTTTATCAATCGTTTATTTTGGTGGAGTCTGGAAATTTTGGCAAGGATTTAGAAGAACCAATTTTAATCCTAGTTTGTCAAATAAATTAGTGTTAGCGGTCTTCTGGCCTGCTCTATGCCTGACTAATAAATCCTATCGCAAGAATTTTCAGAAAGCTCTTAAGGGTTAAACAGTTATCAGTTACCAGTAGAGACGTAACATCTTACGTCTGTACACCAGTTACTAATTTTTCTGGTCAAATTTCTTGTATAAAAAGAATTGTGGCTTTTGGTCACTAGGTTAATTTGTTGAAAAAATTTGCGTTAGGAAAAAAATTAACATTATGTCTGAAGCAATTACTCCTGCTATTAGCGATCGCATTTGTCGACACATGAACGAAGATCATGCGGATGCGATAGTTTTATATGCCAAAGCTTTTGGTAATGCTCCTGAGACGGAAAAGGCTCAAATGATGTCTATCGATCCTTCGGGAATGAATTTAGCTGCCACAATTGCAGGAGAAACTGTTCCTGTTCGGATTGAGTTTGAGCGTACTTTAAATGACGCTGAAGATGCTCATCATACTTTAATTGAAATGGTTAAACAAGCCAGAAAAATGCAAGGATAATTTTAATTCAGTTATCAGTTATCAGTTACTAATTACTAATTACTAATTATGAGGGATGAATAATCAATCATTA from Stanieria cyanosphaera PCC 7437 encodes:
- a CDS encoding mannose-1-phosphate guanyltransferase produces the protein MRAVLMAGGSGTRLRPLTCDLPKPMVPILNRPIAEHIINLLKRHKINEIIATLHYLPDVMRDYFQDGSDFGVEMTYAVEEEQPLGTAGCVKNIQQWLDDTFLVISGDGITDFDLQAAIAFHRQKKSKATLILTRVPNPVEFGVVITDETGHIRRFLEKPSLSEIFSDTVNTGTYILEPEVLNYLPENEESDFSKDLFPLLLDKGEPIYGYIAEGYWCDVGHLDAYREAQYDALEGKVALEFAYQEKSPGLWVGTNTYIDSSAKIQTPVVIGNNCRIGPRVEIEAGTIIGDNVTVGADADLKRPILWNGVTIGDEANLRACVIARGTRVDRRAQVLEGAVVGPLSTVGEEAQIAPNVRVWPSKRIESGAILNINLIWGNTAQRNLFGQRGVSGLANIDITPEFTVKLGSSYGSTLKLGSTVLVSRDQRSVSRMVSRALIAGLMSAGINVQNLEATAIPISRTMTTILAVSGGIHVRLDPDRPDYILIEFFDKYGINLSKSKEKKIEGAYFKEDLRRASIQEIGNVAYPDQVIETYSRSFERHLNIEAIRHSASRVVIDYVYAVSGAILPQLLAKFGCDAVVLNASLKQSALFTTEKEVLLNQLGQVVEALKANLGVQVSANGEQFILVDESGLTIRGEALTALMVNTILTAHPRSTVVVPVHASSAVEQIARRHDGKVIRTKANPTALMEASQTNPNVVLGGSGDMGFIFPQLHPGFDAMFGIAKLIEMLTIQERSLVQIRSELPRVCHKYYTVRCPWKVKGALMRYLVETHPTSNLELIDGVKIINPHNDNWLLILPDAGEPLVHIYANSEDRQWVDDSLTEYRQRIQKFIDREQGLVRDSL
- a CDS encoding DUF2470 domain-containing protein → MSEAITPAISDRICRHMNEDHADAIVLYAKAFGNAPETEKAQMMSIDPSGMNLAATIAGETVPVRIEFERTLNDAEDAHHTLIEMVKQARKMQG